One window of the Triticum dicoccoides isolate Atlit2015 ecotype Zavitan chromosome 3B, WEW_v2.0, whole genome shotgun sequence genome contains the following:
- the LOC119275779 gene encoding peroxidase 15-like has translation MATSMSCLLVLCLVCPLLAGVVRANPWYGLFPQFYDHSCPKAKEIVQSIVAQAVAQETRMAASLVRLHFHDCFVKGCDASVLLDNSSSIISEKGSNPNLNSLRGFEVVDQIKVALETACPGTVSCADILALAARDSTVLVGGPYWDVPLGRRDSLGASIQGSNNDIPAPNNTLPTIITKFNRLGLNVVDVVALSGGHTIGLSRCTSFRQRLYNQSGNGLADSTLDVSYAAQLRQGCPRSGGDNNLFPLDVVSSTKFDNFYFKNILAGRGLLSSDEVLLTKSAETAALVKAYANDVHLFFQHFAQSMVNMGNIMPLTGSQGEIRKDCRRLNNYH, from the exons ATGGCGACTTCCATGAGTTGCCTGTTGGTGCTATGCCTTGTCTGTCCCCTCCTTGCTGGTGTCGTACGTGCCAACCCATGGTACGGCTTGTTCCCACAGTTCTACGACCACTCTTGCCCGAAGGCAAAGGAGATTGTGCAATCCATCGTGGCGCAGGCTGTTGCCCAGGAGACCAGGATGGCAGCATCCTTGGTCAGGCTGCATTTCCATGACTGCTTTGTCAAG GGGTGCGACGCATCCGTGCTACTGGACAACAGTAGCAGCATAATCAGCGAGAAGGGGTCCAACCCCAATCTGAACTCCCTCCGCGGGTTCGAGGTCGTTGACCAGATCAAGGTCGCCCTTGAGACAGCCTGCCCCGGTACTGTCTCCTGCGCCGATATcctcgccctcgccgcccgtgACTCTACTGTCCTT GTTGGTGGCCCTTACTGGGACGTGCCACTCGGCCGCAGGGACTCTCTGGGCGCGAGCATCCAGGGATCAAACAATGACATCCCTGCCCCCAACAACACCctccccaccatcatcaccaagttCAATCGCCTCGGTCTCAACGTCGTCGATGTCGTCGCCCTCTCAGGTGGCCACACCATCGGCTTGTCCCGCTGCACCAGCTTCCGGCAGAGGCTGTACAACCAGTCGGGCAACGGCCTGGCAGACAGCACACTGGATGTGTCCTACGCGGCGCAACTAAGGCAGGGGTGCCCCCGCTCCGGCGGCGACAACAATCTCTTCCCACTCGACGTcgtcagctcgaccaagtttgacaACTTCTACTTCAAGAACATCCTTGCCGGTAGGGGTCTCCTCAGCTCTGACGAGGTCCTGCTTACCAAGAGCGCGGAAACAGCAGCACTCGTGAAGGCGTACGCGAATGATGTGCATCTCTTCTTCCAGCACTTTGCACAGTCGATGGTGAACATGGGCAACATCATGCCACTGACTGGGTCACAGGGGGAGATCAGGAAGGACTGCAGGAGGCTCAACAACTATCACTGA